In Miscanthus floridulus cultivar M001 chromosome 5, ASM1932011v1, whole genome shotgun sequence, one genomic interval encodes:
- the LOC136454556 gene encoding uncharacterized protein, whose protein sequence is MASSRSPVRSPRRSRSPVRSPRRSRSPIVPDSLLESFVPDSIVSQEMVLDSITLELQELAPDSEMVPNSLPPGAFTCARCHLIHEDREAWNHAHPRFWPCSCCGLVHREYELGAMLYGLDEFDCEIFIPDPNNAMMHGNSIEVPAHVIKMLDEKLAVMKDDAKASVR, encoded by the exons ATGGCTTCATCGCGCTCGCCGGTCCGCTCGCCGCGCCGCTCGCGCTCGCCGGTCCGCTCGCCGCGCCGCTCGCGCTCGCCG ATCGTCCCAGACTCACTGCTGGAGTCCTTCGTGCCAGACTCCATCGTGTCGCAGGAGATGGTGCTAGACTCCATCACGCTGGAGTTGCAGGAGCTCGCGCCGGACTCCGAGATGGTGCCGAATTCCTTACCGCCCGGCGCTTTTACATGTGCTCGCTGTCATCTCATCCATGAGGACCGCGAAGCATGGAATCATGCGCATCCGCGGTTTTGGCCGTGTTCTTGCTGCGGTCTCGTCCATAGGGAGTATGAACTCGGCGCCATGCTTTATGGCCTCGATGAGTTCGACTGTGAGATTTTCATTCCCGATCCCAACAATGCCATGATGCATGGAAATTCTATAGAGGTACCTGCACACGTGATCAAGATGCTCGACGAGAAGCTAGCAGTCATGAAGGATGACGCCAAAGCATCAGTAAGATAA